The uncultured Mailhella sp. genome segment TGTTGCCGATGAGCACGCCGATGACGGCCGCCGTCACGTTGCCGTAAATAAGCGATTCGATGATGTGGCGTCCCGCCAGGGCGGAAACGACCACCACGGCCAGCGCCACCAGCATGAATATGCCGGAAGGATTCAGATTGGCGTGAATTTCAGGCAGCGAGCTCACCTGACCGCCTCCGCCGAAGATCAGGAAGATCACGGCGCTCACGGCCGCGGCGGTAATGGACAGCGGGAAGCGGCTGCGCACCACGTCCTTCATTCTCGCGCCCTGCGTATAGGCGGAAACGATGGTGGTGTCGGAAATGGGAGCCAGGTTGTCGCCGAAGGCCGCGCCGGAAAGAATGGCCAGGCCCAGCATGGCCGGATCGGAGCCGAGAAAATACCCCGCCGGATAAAGCACGGGAGCCAGCGCAATGCAGGTGCCGGTGCTCGTGCCCGTGCCGAGCGCGAAGAGCATGGCCGCAAAGAACACCAGCAGCGTGAAGATGGAGCCCTGCGCGCCCGTAGTCATGCCCATCCAGAGCAGACCGTTGACCAGACCGCCGGCAGCCATGAGCTTGCCGAACACGCCTGCAAACAGCCACGCCGTCACAATGACGATGCCCGTCTTGTCGCTGATGCCGCGCATGGCGGCCTTGCAGTACTCCTCTTTGTTTCTGGCAAAGAACAGGCCCACGCAGAGTGCAAGCCAGGCGCAGGCCCAGAACGGCTTGGTGCCGCCGCGCTCGGCCACGGACAGCCAGACAAGACCGGCCACCAGCACCAGCAGCGGCACCAGTCCGCCGAGGAGCCCGCCATACATGTCGAGTTTCTTTTCCTCCATGCCAATTACTCCTTGTTATGAGTTCCCTCCCAGGGCGAGCTTCAAAATTTAGCTATAAAAATTAAATAATTTTAATATGATCTATGCTTTGTCGATTGTTGACAATGATATCCCGAGAAAAAGGCAAAAGCAAGGGAAAACCCCTGGCTTTTGCCTGAATTATGAAAAAAAACCAATATATTGCTATTTCGACGCGGAGCTTTTGCTCCGATGCCCTGCGGCGCAGCGTATCAGGGCAGGCGTCCCGGCGATGAGCGCTTCATGCGCACTTTCCGGGACGCCTGTCTCCTGCGCCCGCACGCTACGCAAGATAGCTCACTGCGCCGTCCTCATTCCAGAATTTGCCGAGCTTGCCGGCACCGATCAGCGACTTGGGAATGGCTCCATAAATGCCCTTCACACCGTTGACCACCTGGGCCACCTTGAAGTCCACGCCCATGCTGCACAGCACCAGCGCTTCGTTGAAGCTCATGCCGTTCTTTTCCGCAATGAAGTGCGCCGCTTCCATGATGGCCTGACGGGAAGCCCGAAGCAGTTCTTCATTGAGGCCCATGACCAGATAATGGGTGGGCGTTTCGCCTATGGGCATGCTGAGCTTCCAGTTCTTGTGCAGAATGAACTGCACTCTGCCGGTCATGGAAGTTTCAATGGCCGTAACGCTCACCTCGCCGTCGCCCTGCGCGGCATGGGCGTCGCCCGTGTAGTACAAAGCGCCGTCCACCTGCACGGGAAGATATACCGACGTCCCCTTGGTCAGGGCCTTGATGTCCATGTTGCCGCCGAACACGGAAGGCGGCGCGGAAGCCGCCAGAGCGGTGGGGGAAACGCCCATGACGCCGAAGAAGGGATTGAGCGGAATATTGAGGTTCTTGTACTTGCCCACCTTTTTGGCCTTGTCGTACTCAATGCGGAAGGAGGTGGTTTCCTTCACCTCATACGGAACGCCGCCGGCTCCGGGACGAGCCACGACGTTGCCGAAATCCGTGGTCAGGAAGGTGTCGAGAATGCGCACTTCCAGCACGTCGCCGGGCTTGGCGCCGTTGATGCGGATGGGGCCCGTCAGAACATGATTGCCGGGACTGCATGATCTCTTCAAACCTTCGGAAGCCAGAATGCGATAAATAATGGGATCGTCCGTCGACAGGGAATACCTCTTCACATAGTCGGCAAACGTGCCCGCGATGCCCAGCATGCTCACGGTCTCAATATCGACCACGGCTCCGGAATCCACGGAAAGCACAGGCTTTTTGTCGGGAGAGAGGCCGCCCTTGATCAGATTCTTGATGTCGGCGGGAACATAGTAATCGGCCTTGGGAGAAGACGCTGCTGCCGAGGCCCGGCGCACGTTCATGGTGGTATCGAACGCAGAGGCCAGAAGCATGCCCGAAGCCCCTATGCCTGCACAACGGATGAATTCTCTTCTGTTCATGACAGTCTCCTTTGCTTGTTGATAATCAAGAAGCAAGAAGCATGCCAAACGTAATGATCATTATTTTCAAACAGTTATAATTTTTTACGCAACAATTGGTTGAAACACTTTTGTTGTTTGCCGCCATTCCAGGAACAATTTTAATCCGAAGCTGCCCGCGGCGGTCGCTTTTCCTTGTGCCGAGCGCGGAAATCTGCCGCAGCGCCCCTTTACGAATACAGATTTTATGCGTATTTAATGCTTGTTCCGCCTGCGAGAGCGACGGAAACGTGGTCTTTCTGACCCGCGTCAGCAAAGGCACCATCCGCAAGGGGGCGCATTGGTTTCGACGGGGATGCTGGAAGCCATGGTTGCAGGTCGAGGCGCCGCTGGCCTCGTAAAAAGCGGCAACAAAGTAATTGCCAACAACGATTACGAATACGCCTACGCTGCGTAAGCAGCCGGGCATCCTGACGGCGCAAAGACCGTCACGCTGAAGCGGCCGACGTCCGATACGTCGCCGAAGCGCCAAGCTTATCGGGCTGGCGTGCGTCTGTTCCTTCCGGGGCGCACGCGAGGAGTCACGGCGGGATAACTGACGGACGCCCGTCTGCGGGCAAATCCCGAGGCGAAAACTCTGTACGCAGACTAAACCTGTAGAGGCCTTGCGCGGACCTTTCTCGGACGGGAGTTCGACTCTCCCCGCCTCCACCAAAAAGTCAATAAAATCCAATATGATATTGGATCAGAAAAACTCCCGATGTTCGGCGTGAAAGCGCTGTGCATCGGGAGTTTTTTATACCGTCGTTCACGACCTCAGCCGTCGGGCGGCTATTTCAGCGGTCTCGTGAACATGGACTTCCTGCTCCGTATGAATTCGGAAACATCCTCGTTCACGCGCTTCACCGTCATGCGCGTTTTTCCGCTGCCGCTGACGTTGACGTCGGGACTGCTGAAAACAACGGTAAGGGTATCTCCCGACAACGTTCCCGTCTCGTGCCCTTGGGATGGGAATCATTCCACGCGCCCTCCGAGACGTCGGCCACGCAGGTGGCAGAAAACGAAGTCGGCGTCCTTTTGGTAATCTTGAAGAGCAGGGCACCCTCTCCGTCACCGACATAATACCGTATGAACTCTGTCCTTATCTATGGTCAGATAGTAATCATCGCCATTGACCGTAGTCGTAAGGCCCTGTGGTTCCGTATAATTTATGCCCGAAGACGCGGAAGATTGCGTCCCGTCCGCCGCACCGAGTATTTTTTCCGCAGAATCCAGCATGCCGTCCAGCGCTTCGAGAGTTCCGGCACACGCAGGCGTCGCAACCAGCAGGCCGAGGAAACACAACGCCGTCATTCATCTCTTAATTTTCCATCCTCCCTGAATATTTTGTAAAAACATTTCTTTCAAGAGCAACGGACTCTTGTTCTTCTCGACAGGTCAATCCAATGACCGCTCTCTGCCATGTACAGCAGCATTTCCGAAGCATAAAAGAGGCATTTTCAAAGCCCGGATCTCCTCAAAATGCACTTCTATTAATATCCGAGCCAGCGGCATCACAGAAGTTTTCCTGCAAGAGCAGCATGTCATAATGTCTCAAACTGCGTCACGACCGACATTTCCAGCCCCGCGCTCCTCCCACGGTCGATTCCGATGCATGCATCTGCCCGACTTCCCATGTCGCTTCCGGCAGCCCCCGCTTGTGCCTCGTCTTCCGAAGGGCAATCATTAACAACATCAATTACTCCACCTCTGACGGCGGCGTATGCGGAATATCCTTTTTTCTTGCGGGCAAGGCAGCACTCCCGTATTGCCGAAAGGTCTTTCTCTGTTCCGTCCCTTCCTTGCACTTTTAACAACTGACAATTCCACAAACAAAAAAAACTGGTTTATTCCCATGGGATAACGTTAAGCTCTGCTTCCCGGCTGAGAAGCGGCGGCTTCTCCCTCTTCAAAACCGGCATCCTTGCCGAAACGTCAGGAGGTATTCCATGCACGGTGCAAACAAAGCCCATCTGCCGCAACATTCCATTCCCAGGCCCCCTCGTCCTCCGTGCGTCGTTTTCCGTCCACCGGACGGTCCGCTCGAGCGATGCCGACGAACGTTCTCCGCAACTTTCACGTCCGACGAGCATGACGGCCCCGAATTCACGGCCGACGTTGAAACAACACAGGCTCCCGTGAAACAACGCACCTCTATCTCAGGAGTTCCACCCCTATGGGAAAAACATACGGATACATCCGCGTATCCAGCACGGATCAGAACGAAAGCCGCCAGTACCTGGCCATGCAGAAACGGGATATTCCCAAAAAGCACATCTTCATCGACAAGGTGTCGGGCAAGGACTTTCAGCGACCGCAGTACCTCGCCATGCTCCGACGCCTGAAGCCCGGCGATCAGATATGCATCACCAGCATCGACCGGC includes the following:
- a CDS encoding Na+/H+ antiporter NhaC family protein; its protein translation is MEEKKLDMYGGLLGGLVPLLVLVAGLVWLSVAERGGTKPFWACAWLALCVGLFFARNKEEYCKAAMRGISDKTGIVIVTAWLFAGVFGKLMAAGGLVNGLLWMGMTTGAQGSIFTLLVFFAAMLFALGTGTSTGTCIALAPVLYPAGYFLGSDPAMLGLAILSGAAFGDNLAPISDTTIVSAYTQGARMKDVVRSRFPLSITAAAVSAVIFLIFGGGGQVSSLPEIHANLNPSGIFMLVALAVVVVSALAGRHIIESLIYGNVTAAVIGVLIGNIPLGAIFSVPAKSGASTGLIQDGVDSVVGAIIFAILILAVTQILVESGIMRRILDFAHSTLVSSVRQAELFIVGVTVLASIPISANAPAELLVGPTLVRPIGEKFKLAAARRANLMDCAVCSLFFTLPWHIAVAAWYGALYSAAEGYGIPAPGISAALYNPYSWALLLVLIFSAVTGWNRKYDMGEQSEAA
- a CDS encoding acetamidase/formamidase family protein; translation: MNRREFIRCAGIGASGMLLASAFDTTMNVRRASAAASSPKADYYVPADIKNLIKGGLSPDKKPVLSVDSGAVVDIETVSMLGIAGTFADYVKRYSLSTDDPIIYRILASEGLKRSCSPGNHVLTGPIRINGAKPGDVLEVRILDTFLTTDFGNVVARPGAGGVPYEVKETTSFRIEYDKAKKVGKYKNLNIPLNPFFGVMGVSPTALAASAPPSVFGGNMDIKALTKGTSVYLPVQVDGALYYTGDAHAAQGDGEVSVTAIETSMTGRVQFILHKNWKLSMPIGETPTHYLVMGLNEELLRASRQAIMEAAHFIAEKNGMSFNEALVLCSMGVDFKVAQVVNGVKGIYGAIPKSLIGAGKLGKFWNEDGAVSYLA